In Streptomyces sp. NBC_01717, one DNA window encodes the following:
- a CDS encoding amino acid permease yields MTQTTLAGPGHQPGEPGRADKPGSADGLQAGLKNRHLSMIAIGGVIGAGLFVGSGAGIAAAGPAILLSYALVGLMVVFVMRMLGEMAAARPSSGSFSAYADRALGRWAGFSIGWLYWFFWVVVLAVEATAGAKILEGWVPGVPQWAWALIVMVVLTATNLVSVSSYGEFEFWFAGIKVVAIAAFVVVGLLAVFGLLPGSDNPGSGLAHLTDSGGFFPHGPGAILTGVLMVVFSFMGSEIVTLAAGESENPQRAVQKATNSVIWRIAVFYLGSIFIVLTLLPWNDASILKDGSYVAALNSIGIPHAGQVMDVIVLTAVLSCLNSGLYTASRMAFSLGERGDAPKAFARTNKRGVPRAAILSSVVFGFVAVFFNYQWPDTVFQFLLNSSGAVALFVWLVICFTQLRMRGIILRESPEKLVVRMWLFPYLTWATIAMISFVLVYMLTDDSGREQVLLSLLVAAIVVAISLVRDVRQRKSGAAAVTADASADA; encoded by the coding sequence ATGACGCAAACGACTCTGGCAGGGCCGGGCCACCAGCCCGGCGAGCCGGGCCGGGCGGACAAGCCGGGCTCCGCGGACGGGCTCCAGGCCGGTCTCAAGAACCGTCACCTCTCGATGATCGCCATCGGCGGAGTGATCGGCGCGGGCCTCTTCGTGGGTTCCGGTGCCGGTATCGCCGCCGCGGGACCCGCCATTCTGCTCTCGTACGCGCTGGTCGGCCTCATGGTCGTCTTCGTGATGCGGATGCTCGGCGAGATGGCCGCGGCCCGGCCCAGCTCGGGCTCCTTCTCCGCCTACGCCGACCGCGCCCTCGGCCGCTGGGCCGGCTTCTCGATCGGCTGGCTGTACTGGTTCTTCTGGGTCGTGGTGCTCGCCGTCGAAGCCACGGCGGGTGCCAAGATCCTGGAGGGCTGGGTGCCGGGCGTCCCGCAGTGGGCATGGGCGCTGATCGTCATGGTGGTGCTCACCGCGACGAACCTGGTCTCGGTCAGTTCGTACGGAGAGTTCGAGTTCTGGTTCGCCGGAATCAAGGTCGTGGCGATCGCCGCGTTCGTGGTCGTCGGGTTGCTCGCCGTCTTCGGGCTGCTGCCCGGTTCGGACAACCCGGGGTCGGGGCTCGCGCATCTCACCGACAGTGGCGGCTTCTTCCCCCACGGGCCGGGTGCCATCCTCACCGGTGTGCTCATGGTCGTCTTCTCGTTCATGGGCAGCGAGATCGTGACGCTGGCGGCCGGCGAGTCGGAGAACCCGCAGCGCGCCGTCCAGAAGGCCACCAACAGCGTGATCTGGCGGATCGCCGTCTTCTACCTGGGCTCGATCTTCATCGTGCTGACGCTGCTGCCGTGGAACGACGCGTCGATCCTCAAGGACGGCAGCTATGTCGCCGCCCTGAACTCGATCGGCATTCCGCACGCCGGACAGGTGATGGACGTCATCGTGCTGACGGCCGTGCTGTCCTGCCTCAACTCCGGCCTCTACACGGCCTCGCGGATGGCGTTCTCGCTCGGTGAGCGCGGCGACGCGCCGAAGGCGTTCGCCCGGACGAACAAGCGGGGCGTGCCGCGGGCGGCCATCCTGTCCTCCGTCGTCTTCGGCTTCGTCGCCGTGTTCTTCAACTACCAGTGGCCGGACACCGTCTTCCAGTTCCTGCTGAACTCCTCCGGTGCCGTCGCCCTGTTCGTCTGGCTGGTCATCTGCTTCACCCAGCTGCGGATGCGCGGCATCATCCTGCGCGAGTCGCCGGAGAAGCTGGTCGTGCGGATGTGGCTCTTCCCGTACCTGACCTGGGCGACCATCGCCATGATCTCGTTCGTGCTGGTCTACATGCTGACCGACGACAGCGGCCGTGAGCAGGTGCTGCTCTCGCTGCTCGTCGCGGCGATCGTGGTGGCGATCTCCCTGGTACGTGACGTCCGTCAGCGCAAGTCCGGAGCGGCCGCGGTCACGGCGGACGCGTCCGCGGACGCCTGA
- a CDS encoding ribose-5-phosphate isomerase: MRVYLGSDHAGFELKNHLVEWLTAQGHEAVDCGPHIYDAQDDYPPFCLRAAERTVADAGSLGIVIGGSGNGEQMAANKVKGVRAALAWSEQTAALGREHNDANVVAIGGRMHTVEESTKFVEIFLATPYSGEERHTRRIAMLTAYETTGELPPIPAHHPQQG, from the coding sequence ATGCGCGTGTACCTCGGCTCAGACCATGCCGGTTTCGAACTCAAGAACCACCTCGTCGAGTGGCTCACGGCCCAGGGCCACGAAGCCGTCGACTGTGGCCCCCACATCTATGACGCCCAGGACGACTACCCGCCGTTCTGCCTGCGCGCCGCCGAGAGGACGGTCGCGGACGCGGGCAGCCTCGGCATCGTGATCGGTGGCTCCGGCAACGGCGAGCAGATGGCCGCCAACAAGGTGAAGGGCGTACGTGCCGCACTCGCCTGGAGCGAGCAGACCGCCGCTCTCGGCCGCGAGCACAACGACGCCAACGTGGTGGCCATCGGTGGCCGCATGCACACGGTGGAGGAGTCGACGAAGTTCGTCGAGATCTTCCTCGCCACGCCGTACTCGGGCGAGGAGCGTCACACCCGCCGCATCGCGATGCTGACTGCGTACGAGACGACGGGCGAGCTTCCCCCGATCCCGGCCCACCACCCGCAGCAGGGCTGA
- a CDS encoding Fpg/Nei family DNA glycosylase, which yields MPEGHTIHRLAADHRDRFVGGPVRVSSPQGRFSDSAALLDGRGFTGVDAHGKHLFLGFEDAGWIHIHLGLFGKLHFGTTPVPPPTDTVRLRLANDDHHADLRGPTTCALITEPEKRAIHDRLGPDPLRTDEDGERAWWRISRSRITVAALLMDQKVIAGVGNVYRAEVLFRHGIDPYRQGKDLTRAEWDAIWADLVTLMRAGVRNNRIDTVRPEHMPEAMGRAPRVDDHGGEVYVYRRARQGCHICGTEIRAADLAARNLFWCPTCQRA from the coding sequence GTGCCCGAGGGACACACCATCCATCGCCTGGCCGCGGACCATCGCGACCGGTTCGTGGGCGGGCCGGTGCGGGTCAGCAGCCCGCAGGGCAGGTTCTCGGACAGCGCGGCGCTCCTCGACGGCCGTGGGTTCACCGGCGTCGACGCGCACGGCAAGCACCTGTTCCTCGGCTTCGAGGACGCCGGATGGATCCACATCCACCTCGGCCTGTTCGGCAAACTCCACTTCGGTACGACACCGGTTCCGCCGCCCACGGACACCGTCCGTCTGCGCCTGGCCAACGACGACCACCACGCGGACCTGCGCGGCCCGACCACCTGCGCCCTCATCACGGAACCCGAGAAGCGCGCGATACACGACCGGCTGGGCCCGGACCCACTGCGTACCGACGAGGACGGCGAACGCGCCTGGTGGCGGATCTCGCGCAGCCGCATCACGGTGGCGGCGCTGCTGATGGACCAGAAGGTCATCGCGGGCGTCGGCAACGTGTACCGGGCGGAGGTCCTGTTCCGGCACGGCATCGACCCGTACCGCCAGGGCAAGGACCTCACCCGTGCGGAGTGGGACGCGATCTGGGCGGACCTGGTGACACTGATGCGCGCGGGTGTACGGAACAACCGCATCGACACGGTGCGTCCGGAGCACATGCCGGAGGCGATGGGGCGGGCGCCGCGGGTGGACGACCACGGGGGCGAGGTGTACGTGTACCGGCGGGCTCGGCAGGGGTGTCACATCTGCGGCACGGAGATCCGTGCGGCGGACCTGGCGGCCCGCAACCTCTTCTGGTGCCCGACCTGCCAGCGCGCCTAA
- a CDS encoding GNAT family N-acetyltransferase, whose translation MTTELRVLRPSEWNEWFRSLELAFGGVVTDSPEERELWEALTEHERSIGIWDGPDVVGTAGAFSFRLAVPGGVLVPAAGVTMVGVAATHRRRGLLTSMMRRQLDDVRALGEPLAVLTASEPAIYGRFGYGAATRQMSLEIDTDRVRLAVPDGTDEVRLRYAKPDEATAACEGVYEQLVAGRPGTPAHGPGWERRALIDPASARQGASPLQCLLAERAGEVVGYSTFRIKPAWDAAGPKGRIAVDDLSALDPAAYAALWRFLFEIDLTSTVEARNRPVDDAVLHLVSDVRRCNIKLRDSLYVRLVELGAALEARAYRAAVDVVFEVEDAFCPWNAGRWRLTADTKGGASCKRTDDPADLALSVRELGSVYLGGESLVSLARAGRVQELRPGAVAEAASGFSELVEPWLPRGF comes from the coding sequence ATGACTACTGAGCTGCGGGTGTTGCGTCCGTCCGAATGGAACGAATGGTTCCGGAGCCTGGAGCTCGCGTTCGGCGGCGTCGTCACCGACTCTCCGGAGGAGCGCGAGCTCTGGGAGGCGCTGACCGAGCACGAGCGGTCGATCGGCATCTGGGACGGCCCGGACGTGGTCGGCACGGCGGGGGCCTTCAGCTTCCGGCTGGCCGTGCCCGGCGGCGTCCTGGTGCCCGCGGCCGGTGTGACGATGGTCGGTGTCGCGGCCACGCACCGCAGGCGCGGACTGCTGACCTCGATGATGCGGCGTCAGCTCGACGACGTACGGGCGCTGGGTGAACCCCTCGCCGTGCTGACGGCCTCGGAACCCGCGATCTACGGCCGGTTCGGGTACGGAGCGGCCACGAGGCAGATGTCCCTGGAGATCGACACGGACCGGGTGCGGCTGGCGGTGCCGGACGGCACGGACGAGGTCCGCCTGCGGTACGCCAAGCCGGACGAGGCGACCGCCGCGTGCGAGGGCGTGTACGAGCAGCTGGTGGCGGGGCGGCCGGGGACGCCGGCGCACGGTCCCGGCTGGGAGCGGAGGGCGCTGATCGACCCGGCGAGCGCCCGGCAGGGGGCGTCGCCGCTGCAGTGCCTGCTGGCGGAGCGTGCGGGCGAGGTCGTCGGGTACTCGACGTTCCGCATCAAGCCGGCCTGGGACGCGGCGGGCCCCAAGGGCCGGATCGCCGTGGACGACCTGTCGGCGCTGGACCCGGCGGCGTACGCGGCGCTGTGGCGGTTCCTCTTCGAGATCGACCTGACGTCGACGGTCGAGGCGCGGAACCGGCCGGTCGACGATGCGGTCCTGCATCTCGTCTCGGACGTGCGCCGGTGCAACATCAAGCTGCGCGACTCGCTGTACGTACGGCTGGTGGAGCTGGGCGCGGCGCTGGAGGCGCGGGCGTACCGGGCGGCGGTGGACGTGGTGTTCGAGGTCGAGGACGCGTTCTGCCCGTGGAACGCGGGGCGTTGGCGGCTCACGGCCGACACGAAGGGGGGCGCGTCGTGCAAACGGACGGATGATCCGGCGGATCTGGCGCTTTCCGTACGGGAGCTGGGGTCGGTGTACCTGGGCGGCGAATCGCTGGTCTCACTGGCGCGGGCCGGGCGGGTACAGGAGCTGCGGCCGGGTGCGGTGGCGGAGGCGGCCTCGGGGTTCTCGGAGTTGGTGGAGCCTTGGCTTCCGCGAGGGTTCTAG
- a CDS encoding PP2C family protein-serine/threonine phosphatase translates to MARRAGADSYPARLQKSAHRARIALRKSGVDYFRGDGSDWIALAGLLLTVPAITCGTLLNAVWCAPAALVLPIVAGGLLLRPASLLGLYATAAAALIVESIALGPYSEGPARVTPGTVLVVAACGFFGLILAQFRARVGVPWRRGGTMLFDLRERIRVQSALPRLPEGWHREMALRPAGGQSFSGDFVVAARTNGGRTLEAVLTDVSGKGMDAGSRALLLSGAFGGLLGSLPPHGFLPAANAYLLRQDWDEGFATSIHLVLDLDSGDYELLSAGHPPALQLHAGSGQWEEKAAEGPLLGVYDGAQFDAVKGSLAPGDVLMLFTDGLVEASDRDIAEGIDRLTGEADRYVATGFDGAAWHLIEACAKDVNDDRALLLLCRRP, encoded by the coding sequence ATGGCCCGTCGCGCAGGAGCAGACTCGTACCCGGCCCGATTGCAGAAATCGGCGCACCGGGCGCGCATAGCGCTGCGCAAATCCGGCGTCGACTACTTCCGCGGTGACGGCTCCGACTGGATCGCCCTGGCAGGCCTGCTGTTGACCGTCCCGGCCATCACCTGCGGCACACTGCTGAACGCGGTGTGGTGCGCACCGGCCGCGCTCGTCCTGCCGATCGTCGCGGGCGGTCTGCTGCTGCGACCGGCCAGCCTGCTCGGGCTGTACGCGACCGCCGCCGCAGCCCTGATCGTGGAGTCGATCGCGCTCGGCCCGTACTCGGAAGGGCCGGCCCGGGTGACCCCGGGCACCGTCCTGGTGGTCGCGGCCTGCGGCTTCTTCGGACTGATCCTCGCCCAGTTCCGGGCCAGGGTCGGTGTGCCGTGGCGGCGCGGCGGCACCATGCTCTTCGACCTGCGCGAACGCATCCGGGTGCAGAGCGCCCTGCCGCGGCTGCCGGAGGGCTGGCACCGCGAGATGGCGCTGCGCCCGGCGGGCGGCCAGTCGTTCTCCGGTGACTTCGTCGTCGCGGCCCGCACCAACGGCGGCCGCACCCTGGAGGCGGTGCTCACCGATGTCTCCGGCAAGGGCATGGACGCGGGGTCCCGCGCCCTGCTGCTGTCCGGCGCGTTCGGCGGCCTGCTCGGCTCGCTCCCCCCGCACGGCTTCCTGCCCGCGGCCAACGCCTATCTGCTGCGTCAGGACTGGGACGAGGGCTTCGCCACCTCCATCCATCTGGTGCTGGACCTGGACTCGGGCGATTACGAGCTCCTCTCCGCGGGCCACCCACCGGCCCTGCAACTGCACGCGGGCAGCGGCCAGTGGGAGGAGAAAGCGGCGGAGGGCCCGCTGCTCGGGGTGTACGACGGGGCACAGTTCGACGCGGTGAAGGGCTCACTGGCCCCCGGCGATGTGCTGATGCTCTTCACGGACGGTCTGGTGGAGGCGTCCGACCGGGACATCGCGGAGGGCATCGACCGGCTGACCGGCGAGGCCGACCGCTATGTCGCCACCGGCTTCGACGGCGCGGCCTGGCATCTGATCGAGGCGTGCGCGAAGGACGTCAACGACGACCGGGCGCTGCTGCTTCTGTGCCGCCGGCCCTGA
- a CDS encoding HD domain-containing protein has product MPTPRAPLPLTEVEAIARNAHAGQRDKAGRPYAEHLAAVADGVRARGGSDDQIAAAWLHDAVEDDALSAEWLAAAALPQQVKDMVLAVTKRDGEGVAAYTRRILATPGALLIKESDLAHNADPTRLAVLDPATRTRLTAKYAQVRALLGLSAAESPTEQPDPANTTEG; this is encoded by the coding sequence ATGCCCACGCCACGCGCACCCCTGCCCCTGACGGAAGTCGAGGCGATCGCCCGCAACGCGCACGCCGGCCAGCGGGACAAGGCGGGACGCCCGTACGCCGAACACCTCGCCGCCGTCGCGGACGGTGTGCGTGCCAGGGGCGGCAGCGACGACCAGATCGCCGCCGCCTGGCTGCACGACGCGGTCGAGGACGACGCGCTGTCCGCCGAGTGGCTGGCGGCCGCCGCGCTGCCGCAGCAGGTCAAGGACATGGTCCTCGCCGTCACCAAACGGGACGGCGAGGGTGTGGCGGCGTACACCCGGCGCATCCTCGCCACCCCGGGCGCCTTGTTGATCAAGGAATCCGACCTTGCCCACAACGCCGACCCGACCCGCCTCGCGGTCCTGGACCCGGCGACGCGTACCCGACTGACCGCGAAATATGCGCAGGTACGCGCGCTGCTCGGACTCAGCGCCGCCGAATCGCCCACCGAACAGCCGGATCCGGCCAACACCACGGAGGGCTGA
- a CDS encoding acyltransferase family protein yields MFHAPNTFQRAPLPPATRESEPRRQGGTTITATRPEPVVNQPSTAAPTKRRDAYFDNAKYLAIVLVAVAHAWVPVMDGSRTARALYMVAYTFHMPAFIIISGYFSRSFDMSAKKMKRLVTGVAVPYVVFETAYSLFKRYADDSPDHPISLIDPWFLTWFLAALFIWRLTTPVWQALRHPLPVALVIAVLASFSPTIGDDLDLQRVLQFLPFFVLGLQLKPEHFQLMRRREVRLLALPLFAGAALFAYWAAPRMQLGWFYRSNSAPEMGAPWWSGAVMTLLMFGCALLLTIGFLAWVPRRHMWFTVLGAGTICGYLLHGFLVKGAGYVGLFDRYEWLASPGGLIVVSLVAAGAVTLLCTPPVRRVLRFVTEPDMDWAFRRDAARL; encoded by the coding sequence ATGTTCCACGCTCCGAACACATTTCAGAGGGCCCCGCTCCCCCCAGCGACCCGGGAGTCGGAGCCCAGACGCCAGGGCGGCACGACCATCACCGCGACGCGCCCCGAACCGGTGGTGAACCAGCCTTCGACGGCCGCGCCGACGAAGCGGCGTGACGCCTACTTCGACAACGCCAAATATCTGGCGATCGTGCTGGTCGCCGTGGCGCACGCGTGGGTACCGGTGATGGACGGGAGCCGGACCGCCCGCGCGCTGTACATGGTCGCGTACACGTTCCACATGCCGGCCTTCATCATCATCTCCGGCTACTTCTCACGCTCGTTCGACATGAGCGCCAAGAAGATGAAACGCCTGGTCACCGGCGTCGCCGTGCCCTATGTGGTCTTCGAGACGGCGTACTCGCTCTTCAAGCGGTACGCGGACGACTCGCCGGACCATCCGATCAGCCTGATCGACCCCTGGTTCCTCACCTGGTTCCTGGCCGCGCTGTTCATCTGGCGGCTCACCACGCCCGTCTGGCAGGCACTGCGCCACCCGCTGCCGGTCGCGCTCGTCATTGCCGTGCTCGCGTCGTTCTCCCCCACGATCGGCGACGATCTCGATCTCCAGCGGGTGCTGCAGTTCCTGCCGTTCTTCGTGCTCGGACTCCAACTGAAGCCTGAACATTTCCAGTTGATGCGTCGGCGTGAGGTGCGGCTGCTGGCGCTGCCGCTGTTCGCCGGGGCCGCCCTCTTCGCGTACTGGGCGGCGCCGCGGATGCAGCTGGGCTGGTTCTACCGCAGCAACAGCGCCCCGGAGATGGGCGCCCCGTGGTGGTCGGGTGCGGTGATGACGCTGCTGATGTTCGGCTGCGCACTGCTGCTCACCATCGGGTTCCTGGCATGGGTGCCGCGTCGCCACATGTGGTTCACCGTGCTGGGCGCCGGGACGATCTGCGGCTATCTGCTGCACGGTTTCCTGGTCAAGGGGGCCGGCTACGTCGGGCTGTTCGACCGGTACGAGTGGCTGGCCTCGCCGGGCGGGCTGATCGTCGTCTCGCTGGTCGCGGCCGGCGCGGTGACGCTGCTGTGCACGCCGCCGGTACGACGGGTGCTGCGTTTCGTGACCGAGCCGGACATGGACTGGGCGTTCCGGCGGGACGCCGCCAGGCTCTAG
- the tig gene encoding trigger factor, whose translation MKSAVETLNPTRVRLSIEVPFEELKDSLDAAYKKINQQVTVKGFRKGKIPNRVIDQRFGRGAVLEEAVNDALPKFYTEAVNEGELNVLGQPEVDITELKDGELLAFTAEVDVRPAIEIPDYSGIEVTVDALEVSDEDVEKAVEQLRGRFASTNPVERAAAEGDVVTIDLQAKVDGEVLEDGVAEGVSYTIGSGELLDGIDAAVTGLEAGGEATFTSELKGGSAEGKEAEVTVKVTAVAARELPELDDEFAQMASEFDTLDELKADSRKRLENTKQYDQATQAQERVLDELLKLAEVPIPEKLLADEVQTRKHNLEHHQLGQMGLTLEKYLEIQGKTLEEFEAETSEQAVKGIKTQFILDELVNKEKLNVNQEELTEHLMRRAASSGMSPDQFAQAVVEGGQVPMLVGEVARGKALAVVVEAAKVVDTNGELVELEDDEEEAIETVEAAEGHTEDAAEEKTEA comes from the coding sequence GTGAAGAGCGCCGTGGAGACCCTGAACCCGACTCGGGTTCGGCTCAGCATCGAGGTGCCCTTCGAGGAGCTCAAGGACAGCCTCGACGCGGCGTACAAGAAGATCAACCAGCAGGTCACGGTGAAGGGCTTCCGTAAGGGCAAGATCCCCAACCGCGTCATCGACCAGCGGTTCGGCCGTGGTGCTGTGCTGGAGGAGGCCGTCAACGACGCCCTCCCGAAGTTCTACACCGAGGCTGTCAACGAGGGTGAGCTCAACGTTCTGGGCCAGCCCGAGGTCGACATCACCGAGCTGAAGGACGGCGAGCTGCTGGCCTTCACCGCCGAGGTCGACGTGCGCCCCGCGATCGAGATCCCGGACTACTCCGGCATCGAGGTCACCGTGGACGCCCTCGAGGTCAGCGACGAGGACGTCGAGAAGGCCGTGGAGCAGCTCCGTGGCCGCTTCGCCTCCACCAACCCGGTCGAGCGCGCCGCCGCAGAGGGCGACGTCGTCACGATCGACCTGCAGGCCAAGGTCGACGGCGAGGTCCTGGAGGACGGCGTGGCCGAGGGTGTCTCGTACACCATCGGTTCCGGCGAGCTCCTCGACGGCATCGATGCGGCCGTCACCGGCCTGGAGGCGGGCGGCGAGGCCACCTTCACGTCCGAGCTGAAGGGTGGCTCGGCCGAGGGCAAGGAGGCCGAGGTCACCGTCAAGGTCACCGCCGTCGCCGCCCGTGAGCTCCCCGAGCTGGACGACGAGTTCGCCCAGATGGCGAGCGAGTTCGACACCCTCGACGAGCTGAAGGCGGACAGCCGCAAGCGCCTCGAGAACACCAAGCAGTACGACCAGGCCACCCAGGCCCAGGAGCGCGTCCTCGACGAGCTGCTGAAGCTGGCCGAGGTCCCGATCCCCGAGAAGCTGCTCGCGGACGAGGTCCAGACCCGCAAGCACAACCTCGAGCACCACCAGCTCGGCCAGATGGGTCTGACCCTCGAGAAGTACCTGGAGATCCAGGGCAAGACGCTCGAGGAGTTCGAGGCCGAGACCTCCGAGCAGGCGGTCAAGGGCATCAAGACCCAGTTCATCCTGGACGAGCTCGTCAACAAGGAGAAGCTGAACGTCAACCAGGAGGAGCTCACCGAGCACCTCATGCGGCGCGCTGCTTCCTCCGGCATGAGCCCCGACCAGTTCGCCCAGGCCGTCGTCGAGGGCGGCCAGGTGCCGATGCTCGTCGGCGAGGTCGCCCGTGGCAAGGCGCTCGCCGTGGTCGTCGAGGCCGCCAAGGTCGTCGACACCAACGGTGAGCTCGTCGAGCTCGAGGACGACGAGGAAGAGGCCATCGAGACGGTCGAGGCCGCCGAGGGTCACACCGAGGACGCCGCCGAGGAGAAGACCGAGGCCTGA
- a CDS encoding ATP-dependent Clp protease proteolytic subunit, protein MPYAAGEPSLGGGLGDQVYSRLLGERIIFLGQQVDDDIANKITAQLLLLAAEPDKDIYLYINSPGGSVTAGMAVYDTMQYIPNDVVTIGMGMAASMGQFLLTGGTAGKRFALPNTDILMHQGSAGIGGTASDIKIQAQYLLRTKQRMAEITARHSGQTVETIIRDGDRDRWYTAEEAKDYGLIDEIITIASGVPGGGGTGA, encoded by the coding sequence ATGCCTTACGCCGCCGGAGAGCCGTCCCTCGGTGGTGGCCTCGGCGACCAGGTCTACAGCCGACTGCTCGGCGAGCGCATCATCTTCCTCGGTCAGCAGGTCGACGATGACATCGCCAACAAGATCACGGCGCAGCTGCTTCTCCTTGCCGCGGAGCCGGACAAGGACATCTACCTCTACATCAACAGCCCCGGTGGCTCGGTGACGGCCGGCATGGCGGTCTACGACACCATGCAGTACATCCCGAACGACGTGGTCACCATCGGTATGGGCATGGCGGCCTCGATGGGCCAGTTCCTGCTGACCGGTGGCACCGCGGGCAAGCGCTTCGCGCTCCCGAACACCGACATCCTCATGCACCAGGGTTCGGCCGGCATCGGTGGTACCGCGTCGGACATCAAGATCCAGGCGCAGTACCTGCTCCGCACGAAGCAGCGGATGGCGGAGATCACCGCCCGCCACTCCGGTCAGACCGTGGAGACGATCATTCGCGACGGTGACCGCGACCGCTGGTACACCGCGGAGGAGGCCAAGGACTACGGCCTCATCGACGAGATCATCACGATCGCCTCGGGCGTTCCGGGCGGCGGCGGCACCGGGGCCTGA
- a CDS encoding ATP-dependent Clp protease proteolytic subunit, which translates to MVNTHMNNFPGASASGLYTGPQVDNRYIVPRFVERTSQGVREYDPYAKLFEERVIFLGVQIDDASANDVMAQLLCLESMDPDRDISIYINSPGGSFTALTAIYDTMQFVKPDIQTVCMGQAASAAAVLLAAGTPGKRMALPNARVLIHQPSSQTGREQLSDLEIAANEILRMRTQLEEMLAKHSTTPLEKIRDDIERDKILTAEDALAYGLVDQIVSTRKSAAGAMA; encoded by the coding sequence ATGGTGAACACCCACATGAACAACTTCCCCGGCGCCTCCGCGAGCGGTCTCTACACCGGCCCGCAGGTGGACAACCGCTACATCGTGCCGCGCTTCGTGGAGCGCACCTCGCAGGGTGTGCGTGAGTACGACCCGTACGCGAAGCTCTTCGAAGAGCGCGTGATCTTCCTCGGCGTCCAAATCGACGACGCCTCCGCCAACGACGTCATGGCGCAGCTGCTGTGCCTGGAGTCGATGGACCCGGACCGCGACATCTCGATCTACATCAACAGCCCCGGCGGCTCGTTCACCGCGCTCACCGCGATCTACGACACGATGCAGTTCGTGAAGCCGGACATCCAGACGGTCTGCATGGGCCAGGCCGCTTCCGCCGCGGCCGTGCTGCTCGCAGCCGGTACGCCCGGCAAGCGCATGGCACTGCCCAACGCCCGTGTGCTGATCCACCAGCCGTCCTCGCAGACGGGCCGTGAGCAGCTGTCCGACCTGGAGATCGCAGCCAACGAGATCCTGCGGATGCGCACCCAGCTGGAGGAGATGCTGGCCAAGCACTCCACCACGCCGCTGGAGAAGATCCGCGACGACATCGAGCGCGACAAGATCCTGACTGCCGAGGACGCCCTCGCCTACGGTCTCGTCGACCAGATCGTCTCCACCCGCAAGAGCGCGGCCGGAGCGATGGCCTGA